One bacterium genomic window, GAGCCGTCCCTCAGCACCATCGTGCCGTCGCGTACTTCGTCGATGGGAACGAATGTTTGAGCTGATTGCGGAGATGTAGCCATATAGTTCTTTCGTGTCGAACTCGCCAACCGAAAAGCGCTGCTAGAATTTTCAATTTACAATTTTCAATTTTCATTGAATTTTCAATTCCTCAATTTTCAAACACGAACAACGCCGTCGTCATTGAATCATTCGCACATTGAAAATTGATTGAGAATTGCAAAATTGAAAATTGGAAATTAGGACTCGGCCAGCATTTTGCTTTTCGCATTTGACATTCGCTCGTGCTGCCGCTCTTCTTGCGCCCCCTGCACTCCGTGCACATCCAAACTCCACGCTATAGTTTTTAATTTGCTCTCCGAGAGCCGCGGGACGGTAAGAATTTCTGGCGACCTCCCCGCGCCTCCTGGCTTTACAGCGACGGGCTTTGGCGGAAGCTTGCGCCAGACGAAAAGTTTCGGGCCGACAAAGTAGCGTACCGCGGCCTCAATCGTAAATATGAACGGCTTATTGTTAATCTTGTAGAACGCGAGCATGAGGCCGAATACCGCGATGGGGAGGCCCACAAGCACCACGAAGAACAGCGGAAGGGTACGCCAGAGGAGAACGACCATGCCGGCGCTCCCCGCAAGGTAGAGGAACTGCTTCAGGGTCAGCGGCCCGAAGATCTTGTCCTCGATTTCGATAAATTGGGGGATTTGGAAGCGCATCGTTCATAATTTTCAATTTACAATTTTCAATTTTCATTGAATTTTCAATTCCTCAATTTTCAAACACGAACGACGTCGTCATTGAGTCATTGACACATTGAAAATTGATTGGAAATTGCAAAATTGAAAATTGAAAATTAGGTGATCTTCTAATACAACAAAAGGCCCGCTCCATCTACTGAGATTAACGTCGTATTTGAGTGTCGTCGGGGCCAACTGGCTCCCGATACGGATCAGGCATCGGCGCCGCATTGAGATCAATTTTCTCCGGCGGCCGACGCACCGGGCCCGCGAGCTTGTCCGCATGAATGGAGGATGGCGCCGCGGTGGTACCCACGCCCGAGCGCTCGCCGTGCTCGAGCTTCGACGGAGCAAGCTCGCCACGGATCAGCCGCTCTCTTCGCTCTTCAAGCGAAGCAAGGTCGCCATCCCCAACGCGGCCGGATGGTATCGCACCGCCGATCTCGCCCTGCTCGCTCTCGCCTGTCGCAGCGCCGGGCACAAGCCCGTGCACTCGCTTCAGCGCTTCGCGGATCGGGCTGAATATCTGCTCGTTCACGTCGCGCGCGAGCGCCGTCGCGTCCTCGCGCGAGATGCCGAGCCGCTCACTCAAATGCTCCACATAATTCCTCGGGTGAGTAAGTCCGAGCATCACGAGGCCGGTCTCATCCGCAAGCTCGCCGAGGATGTCGAGGTGAAGCTTGTGCGCACGGCCTATCGCCATGAGGCGCTCTTCGACATGGACGGACGTCAAGGTCTCCCGCACGTTCGTTGGGAGCGAGTTGAATTTGTCTTCGAGTTGTTCGGGGGTATAATCCATACTTTGCGAATTTTCAATTTACAATTTTCAATTTTCAATCAATTTTCCAAGGAATCAATTTTCAAACACGACGACGACCATAAATTATTTGTAGGGTTGCTCCAGTTCGTCATACTGAGCGGAGCGAAGCATCTCGACACGACACGCCGTCATAGAGATTCTTCGCTGCGGCTCAGAACGACGACGCGCGCCGCGATACAATTCCTACGTTGTGGTCCCACCCCCTCCGCCAGCGGCTCCGCCGCCAGCAGGAGCTCCTCCGCTAGCGGGAGCAGCACCTCCTCCTGCGCCTCCTGCCGCTGCGCCTCGCTGCTCATCAAGGCGAGCGATGACCTCGGCGTGCTCGCTACTACGCGCCTGTTCGCGTCTCTCGTATAGAGCCTTGAGCTCTGCCTCAAGCGCTGGCCTGGCGGCAGGATCCGCACTTCTCAACTTAGCATTGGTCCGCTGAATATCAACATTTATCTGCGGCAGCTCCTTCTTCGATCGTGCTATTGCCGCTGCCTTCCCAATCCTCGTCCCCGCAGTCCGCGCGACGCGGCGCTTCATAAGCATGGTGTTCCAGAGGCCACCCTGGCTTGTTTGGGCGTATGCTTCCTGGCGGGAGATTGTTCTCTCTCGCGTCGCCCGCTCAAGTGCTTCATCCGCAGCATAGCTTCTCAGAGCAGCCTGATGCGCGGCGTCTCTATCCGCTTGTGTCGACAACGGCCCTGACGCTTGGCGCTGCATTCCCTCAAGCGACACCCGCGCCGCTCGAGCCTCTTCCCGCGCCGCTCGCACGCGCTCGGGATCAACCACCGTCCCTTCCCCAAGCCCCTTCGCGTACTCCTCCCGCGCCTTGACTTGCTTCTTGAATGTCTCGGCGTAGCCGCCCTTGCCGCCAGCCTGTCCGAGATCAACGCCGCCGATCTTCGGCGCGACACCGCGCACGTCAAAACTAGAACCCGCAACGCCCTTGAGGCCCGTCTGCACGAGCCGCATGCCGCCAAACCGGCTCTTCGCCGCCATGTCCTTCATGGTGTCAGACTCGGCAATCCGGTGCGCCACGCGACCAACACCCCGCCGACCGAGCCACGCCGCCGTGCCGAGCGTCGCCCCCCCTGCAAATTTCGTCGCCCAGTTCGTGACGCCGTAGCTGCCCTGTGAGGCCATTTTCTTGGCAATTGCAAGCGCCGCGAGGACCATGACGATAACGACGACGAAGCTCATGACAAGATTCATCGAGTCCTCGAAACCACCCGTTCCTGCAGCGGACAGGGTAAGATTCGCACCGGGCGGCTGGTTACCGAGAAGCCCGCTGAAATACCCCGGGCTGTTAATAATCTGTATCACCACGTACATGAGGATGAAAAAGACCGGGGCAAAAAACGCCTGGTTGATAAGCGTATGCCACCACTGTTTTCCCCA contains:
- a CDS encoding PrgI family protein, giving the protein MRFQIPQFIEIEDKIFGPLTLKQFLYLAGSAGMVVLLWRTLPLFFVVLVGLPIAVFGLMLAFYKINNKPFIFTIEAAVRYFVGPKLFVWRKLPPKPVAVKPGGAGRSPEILTVPRLSESKLKTIAWSLDVHGVQGAQEERQHERMSNAKSKMLAES